In Oncorhynchus clarkii lewisi isolate Uvic-CL-2024 chromosome 2, UVic_Ocla_1.0, whole genome shotgun sequence, one DNA window encodes the following:
- the LOC139368445 gene encoding proteasome subunit alpha type-4: MSRRYDSRTTIFSPEGRLYQVEYAMEAIGHAGTCLGILANDGVLLAAERRNIHKLLDEVFFSEKIYKLNEDMACSVAGITSDANVLTNELRLIAQRYLLQYQEPIPCEQLVTALCDIKQAYTQFGGKRPFGVSLLYMGWDKHYGFQLYQSDPSGNYGGWKATCIGNNSAAAVSMLKQDFKEGEMSLSSALALAVKVLNKTMDVSKLSAEKVEIATLTRENGKTCIKVLKQKEVDELIKRHEAEEAKAEKEKKEKEQKEKDK, encoded by the exons GCCGCCTATACCAGGTAGAGTATGCCATGGAGGCCATTGGTCACGCTGGCACTTGTCTGGGGATTTTGGCCAATGACGGTGTGCTGCTGGCGGCTGAGAGGAGGAACATCCACAAGCTATTGGACGAGGTGTTTTTCTCAGAAAAGATCTACAAGCTGAATGA GGATATGGCGTGTAGCGTGGCTGGAATCACATCCGATGCCAATGTACTGACCAATGAGCTGAGACTGATAGCACAGAG ATACCTACTGCAGTACCAGGAGCCTATCCCCTGTGAGCAGCTGGTTACAGCTCTGTGTGACATCAAACAGGCCTACACACAGTTTGGAG GGAAAAGGCCCTTTGGCGTGTCTCTGCTGTACATGGGTTGGGACAAACACTATGGTTTCCAGCTCTACCAGAGTGACCCCAGCGGCAACTACGGAGGCTGGAAGGCCACCTGTATCGGCAACAATAGTGCC GCGGCCGTGTCCATGCTGAAGCAGGACTTCAAAGAAGGAGAGatgtctctgtcctctgcccTGGCTCTGGCCGTCAAAGTGCTCAACAAGACTATGGACGTCAGCAAGCTGTCTGCTGAGAAAG TGGAGATCGCCACTCTGACCAGAGAGAACGGAAAGACTTGCATCAAGGTGCTGAAACAGAAGGAAGTGGATGAGCTGATCAAGAGACATGAGGCGGAGGAGGCCAAAgcggagaaagagaagaaggaaaAAGAGCAGAAGGAGAAAGACAAATGA